The Microcaecilia unicolor chromosome 3, aMicUni1.1, whole genome shotgun sequence nucleotide sequence ctcatgaatattcattgtggatttcctgaaaatctgaccaggGGAAAAATCACGTTTTGCCAAACCCCAGGAGAGGAATGGCAACAAGTGAGaagcaaaaataaagaaataatggtAAATTAGTACTCTGGGAATTAGATCAAGACTTCCCATCGCAGTCCTAAAACATAAACACTAAGAGGAtcggacacaaggctcagatgttaataaaaatagaaaagctgtTTGTTAGACAATATTGGCAGTAGAGAatgaatgacacagggacagggacccgcagtaactgtggggatggggacggggcggggatggggagggggagagagcccGTGAGGacagagacaaagtttgtccccgtgtcactttctgctttgaagccttctaatgaactggactgttatttatgtttgatgcagacaacaatatttttattttttggaaaaacaagcaaacatgcggccacagctagcaaaatttgcatgcggGATCCTGtgtatcctgctaccagcacatcttctaagaagacatcttctattgcaggaaggactgtgggagACAGGAGAACTtgaaattgttgatgacttcttaatcatccacagattaaaaaatcataacagtgcttcatagggcatatttctcccctctaggcagacagaatgggttgtattttgtactcctgaacattttaacagggtgaattaggattccttggggtagcagacgtcagctattgttggggttggaagggtagaaggtggtggtggtggggttattatagttgctcgttgttattattgttttctatttgtgatttataaaccacAGTTGCACAGGATATTGTTCCTTTATATACTTTaatgaaaacatttaaatataaaatcataagtgttcgaggcttctgcagatgagaacagagcccacaggaCGGGGCCAGGGCCTGCAGAGACGGGAACAGGGCCCTAGGCAAATGTAGATTTGTGGACTGCCCTACTGggatttcctcttcctcctcccccactgcCATGGAtcctcttcactctctctctctctggcccagatgatcaaaagccctgcgctgttccaaacagcgccctaaaagcgccgggacagcgcaggacttttctgcatcgatgatcaaagataatgcatgcaaatctaagcagtgctattatctttgattatcatgttgaagtgcgggagaattgcgcctgagcatgcgctcagtacaatcctcccgcacttgtttgacagatctgggctgtcaaaagttcAAACAACCTGCCGAGGCCTGAATAACAAGGGCTGGAGGCCCGAATaacgggctggaggtccggtgggtctccagcccccccccccccaaacccgcaGAAAATGTCGTGGCCGTCGCCggccaaacgctctcccacccagcgattgggggggggggaggtctggtggacctccagtccccctgacaattccaccccttccatgttcaaggagggctggagatccggagggtctccagcccccccccccaaaccgtcGTGGCCGGCCaaaccaaaccctctcccaccctgccaCCCTTCAACGGGGGGGatgggtgctggaggtccggtggacctccagcccgccccaattccttcccccccccccccagcattctcctttgaatccctggtggtccgtggtgacaaccCCCTACGTTTCGTTGGAGGAGGGTCGCagcatgcctgcctccctcctcttccagtcgacgccgcttcaaaatggcggcgcccagccccgcccattgcatcctgggatgcgctaggcggggctacagaccatgtaagggagccctccctgaacatgacccaatctttggcgcgctggacgctgatcattggggatgaatgcgttaagcgctgattagcatgcatttgcaagctgattgcactaagagccctgtttagcatgcatgtgcaagctacttgcgctaagagccctcgataagagccctcaagtgcgttgtttcaggcgctcgagggctctgatcatgggtcggctgcaaactccgacgctagtatggcgttaacagcctctagcgccggagattgcttttgatcatgagggcctctgTGTCTCTCTTACTTTCTGTGTCTCCTTTGCCATCCACCCTCTTCTTACTCTCGATATCTGTCCCCCTGTTCTGCAGCCCTTCCTCTTTGTTTCTGCTTCTCACTAATGCCTTTTTCTCTCAATCCCCCTCAACACTCATCCTGTTTGCCTCTGGGTCTCTCATCTTACATGTGAAGCTGATAGTTGTGGGAAGGACCAGCAGAACTATCAGCCTTGAGTGCAGGGAGAGGGACCCCTGTGGGTTGCTGCTACTTTCACCACTGCTGCCGCCAACCCTGAGAGGCAGCTGCCTGGCAGCGGGAAAGAGGAGAATGCCAATACTGTGCTAACTGCTTCTTAACCCAAATGAGGATTTTGCAAATGGCCCACAGTTTGGGAACAACTGCCCTAGAGGTTGCCCGGTGTCAGAAGTGCTAAACATGCATCATACGAGGGGAAAAGCTCCTTGCTGAGCAGGGAGTGGTCTGGTGGCACCTCTAGAAATTTGTAAGGTGTCCTGggcattcttttgtttttttaaggcaTTATAGTTTGGATTTGCAGGCAAGACAGGATGCAGTCTTTGGATAGAGAGTGTAGTCCATGGATTTTACTGTCCCACCCTTGTGAAGGTCACTGTTATGGTATTTACCACTCATCTGAACAGCTCTGGAGGAACACCAAGGAAGGAGACATGTGATCTTAGGTttcgtttcttttctttttgttagtTCCTTCAGAGCAGTTCAGAACTATCCCAGTGTTTTGATGACAGAAAATGCTCTTCAGCCCCCTCATCTGAACTGTTCTGGAGGAACTAATGGAAGAAAAATGATCAGGGAAGACCAAATGTCTCCTTATGCAAGTTATGAGGATATTTGCAGAATATTGCATagtcagaatattggcatttacaaaCATATTGGGGGATATGTCATTCAAGACATTTATGTTTGCAGTGAGTTTGTATTTGTGAACATCCAAAGCCCAATCTTGAAAGCAATTGAAATGGGCAGCAGAGGCTTCTGTCCATTTAAATCCCCTGGGATTGCCTGAACCCCCAAATTAATTGGCAGTAAAGCAGGCagtaccgctgaatattgcctctgactgctcacaaaaaaagtgggcaggttaGGGGAAGTACAGGGGGTGGCATTTCGGAAGAGGCCAGGGTTTTGCATTTACCAGCTGGCTCTCACAGGACATGAGCTACCGAGTATTGGGCTGGCACCCACATTGCTTtaaaaagaattatttttttgAACCACCCTCCTGACAAagctccctcctttccttccctgggTCTACATCTATCCCAGAGTAGGAACGCAGCCTCCTCTGTTAAGTATGTTGTTTTCCATAGCTGTAAAATTAAGGATCatactcttattttttttattcaacaGATGATGGATTTAGGAATAATAGTGAAAGAGTGAGAAAGTGCAATAAACAGCAGAAAGAGGAATGGAAACAGCGAGACCCCTCCAGAGACTGCATCGATCCTTCGGCTGACTGTCAGGGAGGTATCAGTAGCATATTACCCAGCAGTGTGAAAGCAGAAGCCCACACAGGAGAAAAATTAGACAGAGAAAAGAGAAGCCACATAAGCAGGCTTATTAATGACTGTGAAGGTACTAACAAAACTAACCTAGCTGGATACTGTGAAAAACCATTTAAAAGTTCTGAATGTGAAAATTCTGTCGGTGAGAAAAGGAATGTACAATTGCTTAAAATGGTTCGTGTGGGACATAAACTATTTAAATGTTTTcattgtgataaatgtttcaaaagcaaACGCTATGTGCAATTGCATGAAATAACGCACACAGGAATCAAGCTATTTAAATATTGTAAATGTGATAGTCTCagtcacacaggaaagaaactatTTAAcagttctgaatgtgataaatgttttagaTGGAAATCTCAGCTGACAGGTCATGAAAGCTCTCATACAGGattgaaaccatttaaatgttcagaatgtgataaaattTTCAAAGGAATGTCTAAGCTAAAAGAGCAcgaaaggattcatacaggagagaagccatttaaatgtacagaatgtgataaatatttCAGAAGCAAAGACCTCCTGAAAGACCatgaaaggattcatacaggagagaaaccatttaaatgttcagaatgtgacaaAAAGTTCATAAGAATGTATACACTGAAAGAGCATGagaggattcatacaggagagaaaccatttaaatgtacagaatgtgataaatgtttcaaaagtaggccagagctgaaaaggcatttaaggattcatacaggagagaaatcaTTTAAGTgtacagaatgtgataaatgttttagaAGCAAGGACTATCTGAAAATCCATGTAAGAATTCATACagaagagaaaccatttaaatgtggtaaatgtgataaatgtttcaaaagcatGTTTGAGCTCAAATCGCATGAAAGGATTTATACAAGAgataaaccatttaaatgtacagaatgtgataaatgtttcaaaagcaGGCCTGAGCTGAAATGCCatgaaaggattcatacaggagagaaaccatttaaatgttcagaatgtgataaatgtttcaaaagcaCGTCTGACCTCAAATCACATAAAAGgagtcatacaggagagaaaccatttaaatgttcagaatgtgataaaagtttcaaAAGCAGGTCTGACCTCAAACCACATGAAAGGAGTCATACAGgacagaaaccatttaaatgttcagaatgtgataaatgtttcacaagGAAACCACTCGTAAAACTTCACAAGTTgacccatacaggagagaaaccatttaaatgttcagaatgtgataaatgtttcaaatgCAGGTATCACCTGAAACAGCATGAaatgattcatacaggagagaaaccatttaaatgtacagaatgtgataaatatttCAGAAGGAAGGCCCACCTGAAAGTCCATGAAAGAATTCATACAGAAGAGAAACCATCTAAATATTTCAAAAGCATGTTTGAGCTCAAATAGAATGAAAGGTTTCATACAAGAgataaaccatttaaatgttcagaatgtgatgtTTCAAGAGCATGTCCTAGATGAAAAGGCACAAAATGACTCATAAAGGAGAGAAgctatttaaatgttcagaatgtgataatttCCAAACATTGTCTAAACTGAAAGATCATGAaaagattcatacaggagagaaaccatttaaatgttcatacTGTGATAAATGTTTTTGATACAAATCTGAACTGAAAGTTCaaaaaaggactcctaaatgagagaaaccatttcagtaTTAAGAATGTGATAAATCTATCATAAGGAAGGCTGCACAGACAGTTCATGAAAGGACTCATGCAGTACAGAAACCATTTCACAGttcagaatgtggtaaatgtttcAGAAGCATGTCCTcattaatttgtcaaattgtgccattatatcctacaggtttatagagatttcattcagtttctctgactcgtcagctttgaataccatttctgtcaccagtatctctcccaaatcttccttggtgatgaCAGAAGCATTGAATTTTACTACATTATGTTTTATGTGTATGTATTCCTATTCCCCACttaaggtcccttttactaaatggtggtaagcccaacgcgggcttattgctcactaaacaggaagtaccaccattaggtggtggtaagggctcccccctgaaatggccacgcggcaggaaagtgctttacttgccgcacagccatttcctgcaggaaagagagacttcccttttacttgCTGTAGTAAAAAGGTCCTCGGTGCTgacgccagcccccttttgctgcagcttggtaaaagcagCCCTTAGAATCTTATGATAATTATTAgtactttgctcacaccttttcaggtacttctttgtccttggagggctcacaatctaagttggtacctgaggcaatggagagttaagtgacttgcccaggatcacaaggagcagcagtgggatttgacctggcTACTTCTGGATGTCAGGCCCAGTGCTATAACCACTCCTATCAACACTTTTACCATACCCCAAGTAGGTCCAATTTCCAACATTAGGAAGTAACCCCCTCTAATTCTTGTGTCTCATATATTCTTGTCCCTTCTGTTATTATTTGggtgctcattgttatagaaaagcgcctagcaagatgtgcatgcaaattagaaTTGGCGCCAGTGCCAaatagtacccaattattggcactaatcggCTCATTTAGTTGGACGCATGTTTATCGGTGCCGAAATATCAGCTCATTTTGGGAGCCACATATAGAATATAGGGGATAATGCAAGTGTTTTGTTCCTTTATGCAGGCTTAATATTCAGGATCAACATGTTTATGCTAACATTATGTCTTAATTGTTGTGTTTAATTTTCTAACACACGTGATTCTGTTATCTGATATTGTGGCAAGTTTTATTCTCCAGGTCAATTGGTATATTTAGCTGCTTTTATTGATGTGAACTGATTCAAACCATTGCACTGACATCTAGTGGTAACAACTACAAATTGATTTTTTCAGTCCTATTTTTATATCAGTTTATGCACATGCCgcttgatattcaaaagtatttaaaccGTCCAGGAATGACACCTTGCTGGTTAAATACACCCAGCCGACTATCCACCAATATTAAGTGGGAAATAACCGCTATCTCTCACTGAGGCATTCCGGTCAATGGCTATGTTGCGTGACAATAGCCAGTTACAGTTAATTTCCGCTAAattaagtttagtggccagatagagctgctatttatgtgggtctaTCTTTAGCTGCTAGAACTTAgtcggtcagccaatgaatatcggTTTAATTGACTATGTTTGcagtgccaaccccccccccccccccccccccccccccctgaaattcaatgctggtggccaTGGACATTTTCCAGCCAAATATGCAGTaggttttatttgcattttcattttaaatatcaaatttcattttcttttcaatattttaCTGTATATGTCAAttgatttaatttaaatttttaacatttgtaaCTTTTATATATAACCATTTTTGATGTTTACTGATCTTTGAATAATGTGTATTTTATTGTGTGGTTTATATTGACCTTTATGCTCTTATGTTACTAGTATGGCTTTATGAGTTTCTTTGGTTACCattgttacagtggtggaaataagtatttgatcccttgctgattttgtaagtttgcccactgacaaagacatgagcagcccataattgaagggtaggttattggtaacagtgagagatagcacatcacaaattaaatccggaaaatcacattgtggaaagtatatgaatttatttgcattctgcagagggaaataagtatttgatcccccaccaaccaataagagatctggcccctacagaccaggtagatgctccaaatcaactcgttacctgcatgacagacagctgtcggcaatggtcacctgtatgaaagacacctgtccacagactcagtgaatcagtcagactctaacctctacaaaatggccaagagcaaggagctgtctaaggatgtcagggacaagatcatacacctgcacaaggctggaatgggctacaaaccatcagtaagacgctgggcgagaaggagacaactgttggtgccatagtaagaaaatggaagaagtacaaaatgactgtcaatcgacaaagatctggggctccacgcaaaatctcacctcgtggggtatccttgatcatgaggaaggttagaaatcagcctacaactacaaggggggaacttgtcaatgatctcaaggcagctgggaccactgtcaccacgaaaaccattggtaacacattacgacataacggattgcaatcctgcagtgcccgcaaggtccccctgctccggaaggcacatgtgacggcccgtctgaagtttgccagtgaacacctggatgatgccgagagtgattgggagaaggtgctgtggtcagatgagacaaaaattgagctctttggcatgaactcaactcgccgtgtttggaggaagagaaatgctgcctatgacccaaagaacaccgtccccactgtcaagcatggaggtggaaatgttatgttttgggggtgtttctctgctaagggcacaggactacttcaccgcatcaatgggagaatggatggggccatgtaccgtacaattctgagtgacaacctccttccctccgccagggccttaaaaatgggtcgtggctgggtcttccagcacgacaatgacccaaaacatacagccaaggcaacaaaggagtggctcaggaagaagcacattagggtcatggagtggcctagccagtcaccagaccttaatcccattgaaaacttatggagggagctgaagctgcgagttgccaagcgacagcccagaactcttaatgatttagagatgatctgcaaagaggagtggaccaaaattcctcctgacatgtgtgcaaacctcatcatcaactacagaagacgtctgacccctgtgcttgccaacaagggttttgccaccaagtattaggtcttgtttgccagagggattaaatacttatttccctctgcagaatgcaaataaattcatatactttccacaatgtgattttccggatttaatttgtgatgtgctatctctcactgttaccaataacctacccttcaattatgggctgctcatgtctttgtcagtgggcaaacttacaaaatcagcaagggatcaaatacttatttccaccactgtatatgatctatgttttaattcatttttagaaaCAATACCTCTGATGCAGGCAACTTCCAAAAGTGGTCATGACACATTTGTGTTGAGCAAATAAACTTCTATCTGCCATATTGTTGGGTTATTGCCATCATTTGATCCAAGAAATGTGTTAACTGTTCTGCCACTATACTTTCTGCTACCTTAGACACAAAAGGTAGGTTGGCAGTTGGTTGATAATTCAAGACCCCTGCAAGGTTCTTATTTCCATCTTTAATTCTAGGGCAAATATAGACCATCTTCCAGTTATATTATGTACAGTTCCTAGTTCCAGTGATGTTACAAACTGTGAAGATAAGGAAGGAAGAGATTCAAATTTCTTAATAAGAAAGAGGGAACAGGAGGATCATGTGGTACAGTACTTATATACTGGTCAATACTGTTGCCGTTTCTGTATCAGTTATTGTAGAGGACATGGGCTTAGCTTGCCCTTACCTGGGCCTTTACCActcgctaagcccatttctagtgccaccttcaaaaaagatatttttgtatttgttttatatcTGGCCATGCACAAttgttagcattagcatgcagccattttaaaatttactgtgggagcacttactagcTCCTGTTTAGGAAGCACTAAG carries:
- the LOC115466832 gene encoding gastrula zinc finger protein XlCGF26.1-like isoform X1 yields the protein MTVFSTSAKQEEDLSFMDLPESEMSEQSHPSGTSFPIVTSVFSLNIKQEEDLPFMVHPETSELVHSPVTDDGFRNNSERVRKCNKQQKEEWKQRDPSRDCIDPSADCQGGISSILPSSVKAEAHTGEKLDREKRSHISRLINDCEGTNKTNLAGYCEKPFKSSECENSVGEKRNVQLLKMVRVGHKLFKCFHCDKCFKSKRYVQLHEITHTGIKLFKYCKCDSLSHTGKKLFNSSECDKCFRWKSQLTGHESSHTGLKPFKCSECDKIFKGMSKLKEHERIHTGEKPFKCTECDKYFRSKDLLKDHERIHTGEKPFKCSECDKKFIRMYTLKEHERIHTGEKPFKCTECDKCFKSRPELKRHLRIHTGEKSFKCTECDKCFRSKDYLKIHVRIHTEEKPFKCGKCDKCFKSMFELKSHERIYTRDKPFKCTECDKCFKSRPELKCHERIHTGEKPFKCSECDKCFKSTSDLKSHKRSHTGEKPFKCSECDKSFKSRSDLKPHERSHTGQKPFKCSECDKCFTRKPLVKLHKLTHTGEKPFKCSECDKCFKCRYHLKQHEMIHTGEKPFKCTECDKYFRRKAHLKVHERIHTEEKPSKYFKSMFELK